AAAACTTAGGTATATACCCATACTCTTTCAGCTTTACCCAGCCTAGGGTGGGTATCTTGATTCGATGCCGTTGCGCTTCCGTGTCCTTTTCATTGTTACGAGGAACGTAAAAGCAGGTGTCGCTATCATGTTTCCTCTTAAATTTTGGTAATCCCTTCTTCATCTTGAAATACTGTTTATAAGCTAAGTCAACATTGATAATAGTCTGCTTTACAGCTTTTGAGGATACTTCTCGAATCTATGAGTTTTCAGGATGAAGTTCGCTATAATCATTGTTCAGCCACTTAGAAAAGGTATAAGCGTTAAGATATTGCTTACCCTCTTTATAGCTTTATAGCTTTGCTGATTCGTGGCTATAAATAGGTTATACACGAAACGACAAACACCGATAGTCCGGTGTATCTTCTCAATTTACTCAGACACTAGCTGTTCAGGCACTGGATCTATTTCTGTCTTGTAAGCTAGAACCATGTTCCAGCGCCTCCTTCAAAGATTTTTTGTAGTTTCGTAACCCATATAATCTTGAACTAAAACAATGAACTATCGTCATGAAATCCTGGATCATTTCTTGCTCTGGACTCAATTCCTTGCTCTCCAAAATTTTTAGCTCACAAAAATGATCTTTAATAAAGTGCTCAAACCACTCGAAACCAAAACGTACTGGCCTATCCTTGTGAGCGATAATCAGCAGGCGGATTTGCTGTTTTTCTACGTCTTCCATCACTTGAAGAAATTTTGGACGCTTAAAAATTAGTCCATCACCAACTTCGCAAATAAACTCAACATCTCGTAGCCTTAATTCGCTGCAATATTATTCAATAACTGTTTGCTGGTTTCTTAAGTCGGGCTTCTGAGCTTGGCTAGAAACCCGGCAACACGCAACGTTTCTGACATGAGAATCTTCCGACTTCAAGCACAGAAAATCTTTTTATTGGTTCTCGGTATAAATCCTCCGATTTGTTTTACTTTGTGAAGTGGGTTTTAATTTATCCTCCCTGTCCCACTTCCCTGTCCCACTTCTGTAGAGTTTTTACTTTGACGCTAAGAAATTCTGCTGCTTGCCTCGAACTATATATCTTATTCATAACATTATCTTGCATCTTATATCCTAATTAGTAAAGCTAGAAGCGATCTCCTTTAAGTTTTCGTCGCTCTCGACGCGGTAACAACATTTGCAGCAGCTTATGACCAGGCACGGCGTCACCCTGTTGCTTTTCTTTCGCCGCCTGAGCTTGAATTTTTACTAAAGCGTTTTCGTATCCGGCAATTTCATCCACTCTCCGAATATTTCATTGTATGAGTTGGGGTAAAATACAATGTAACCACTTGCGGGATAGAATGTCAGCTCGCCAATATAAATTCTATCAAGAATATTGTATAAATCCACACGCAAAAATGACATACCCTGGGACAGGATTTCGGCGATTTTTATCATCTCGCTCAAAACTTCGGGTCGGGGAATGATATGATTCGGGTCATTGGGGTATCCCATCTGTAACGGAATAAAATTCCAGTCCGATGTGTAGAAATTATGCTTATGCTCAATCAATCTATCAAAATCAACCTCTATGGCGCGAATCTGTCCATCGAAGCAGAAAAATTTATAATCATTGATGTTATAACCCAAGTATTCTTCAGCGAAAACACAAGGCTTTATCTCTCTGTATACATACTCCCTCCCCCATGTGTAATAATTCTTCGCCAAACTTTTTGTGAGCTTCTTTCTGGCGGCTTTGGCGTCGAATTTCGATTTATCGGGAACAAGTACGACTGTTCCGCTGTCGTGATTGGTCTTGAGTACAAAAGAATCGGGCAAATTCGAAAAATCAATTGCGTCGAAACAGTCCCATTTACCGTACACCGCAGGTAAAAAACTGTCGGGATATTCGTAACCTCTCTCACTCAATTCGCGACAAATCCACTTCCTCGCGGCGTATTTGTCTGCCATTTGCGTATATTCGGGCTTACGGTTGTACAGCTTCAGCCATTGAATTTTCGCGTTGAAAGTTTTTGGATGTTTCAGATCAAGTTTTTTCCCCATTGCTAATTTGTAAAACAGCCGCAAATATAGATCATCTGGAAGCCATGGGAGATAGCTCAAAATTTTTAAGAAAATTTTTCTGGGGTTTTTAATGGCTTTAAGAAGCAACTTCCTCATTTTACTTTTGCCTCACTCCTTGTCAAAACGTAATGTTTGCTCAAACCTCTAACTGAGCTTGGCGCATGGGTTTTGGATAGATGCCGAAAATACTCCACGACAATATAAATGCGCATAACCACTTGAGCATATAGATTAAGCATATAAATTAAGCATACAGAGAAAAGCCTTAACCTGAACTTCCTCTATCGTCTGTGAATTTCCCCAATCGCGACTATCAAAAGGTGTACTTTTTGATAAAATCCCAGAATTGAAATTTGGGCTCAAAATTTTGGAATAATTATGGTATAATACTTAGAAAAAATTTAGCTATTTTGCTGTTGCGAGCCAGTGATAGGGTGACTAGCAAAAAGTACACATTTTGATAGCCGCTTTTTAGTTTTCCGACAGCCGGAGTTTCCTCAAGCGCCTGTAGAACGTGGCTTCTTTTCAAGTCCGTTTGTTCTAGGTTTGTTCTAGCGGAAATTTTTAGAGAACTTTTGATAGGATGACCAAAATGGACGTCACACGCTTTTGCTGCCGCTATACCTTCGCTCTGCCGTTTCCTGATGTACTCACGCTCGTTTTGTGCTACAAACGATAGAATCTGAAGCATGATATCGGTGAGGAATGTTCCAACTAAATCTTTACCAGTTTGGTTTATTTCCTGCTATACTTGTTCTAAGGACCGCTCACTCATTTCGCAAATCGCAAATGTTTGAGATTTAAGATTAGATTGAGAGCAGAAAGGAGAAATGATTGTTATGCCGATGATTCAGGTCAATTTGATAGCGGGACACTCCATGGAGGAAAAACGTAAGTTCGCGGCGAACGTAACACGAATTGCCTGCGAGGACTTGAACGTCCAACCAGAGCAGGTGTGGGTACAAATTATCGACATGCCAACCGACAGCTTTGCCGTGGCCGGCACTTTAATCGCTGATAGGGCAACAGCATTTACTTTTGACTCAAATAAGGCAGGTCTTCCTAATTAAAAACAGCGCGGTTTTCCGTAAAACATTCATGTTTAGCGGTGAATTGCCCTTATGCGCTCTCGTGGAATCCTCGCGGAAAATTCACGTCCAGACACCTGAGAGAGTCTCGAACGCTTTCGTGCGGTTTATCAGTCGTCCCGCGCCGTATGGCACGGAATGGTTCTAGTCGGGATTGCCCTTGCCGATACAGACGAGACTGCCGTCGCGCATGTTGATAGGGATCAGCAATTTTTCTCCAGCTTTTGAGGATTTATTTTATTTGATGATTTATTTTATATGAAAGAGCCGCGAACCCGATTTATGAGTCCGCAGCTCTTCGTCAATATCGATGTCGCTTTACGCCGTGATTTTAGCGTAACGCTCCGAACCCAAAATTTCCATCATATACATATATGGTGATAAAACACCACTTTTCAGCATCGAAAACACCCTGGGCGTGCTTCCCGATACCAACACGACACCCTGTTCGTTCATCGTCACTGGCTGCTGCAAGTCGCGGCTTGCCACATTCCAGAAAACGACTCTCGGCAGCGAATAATCGTTGCGGGCGAACAATTCTTTCGCGTATTCAAAGTTCGTCATTTTCGAATCCTGTGTGCAGGAGTCGAACTCCATATCGGAGATGAAGTAAAGCGTCTTCGGCAATTCGTTCTGCGGCACGCTGTTTTTCACCGCCATTTTCAACACGAGTTCGAATACCTTCTGGATGTTGGTGTTGGCCGCCTCGTTGAAACTTTCGCAATAACGCACCTTCTCCAAAATATCCGCGCCCTTGATCTCCACGAGCCGCGGCATTTCAGAGAACGTCACGAAGTGATTGCGGAACGTCCCCGTGTTCCGTTCGGCGAAATAGATGCCGAGCGACAGCGCGATAGCTGCGGGCATGGGTTTCATACGATCGTACATAGAACCCAAACCGTCCACGACAACGAGGGCGTTTTCGCCGTTCGTAAAATCCTCCTGCGCCTTCCACGTCACGTCAATAGCCGCGCGCTCTTCGTCCGACATTGCTGCCCAAAAGACGGGCGCTATGATGTCGTTATGATGTCGTATGGCGTCAGCGATCCTGTGTGGAGAACCGTTTCCCCCGCCGAAACGCGGCTCATGAAAGCTCTGTAACGTTCGCCGTCGTTGCGCAAAAACGCCTTACGATATTTGAACATCGCCTTCGAAGGCTGTTTCTCGTAAGCGAAGGTGTAGTCGCGTGTACGCAGGTTGTTTTCGATGATTTTTATATACGAGCGCAGACAGGATAGTTTTTTCAGAGAACAGCATCGTCCGTCACCCCGTACATTTGCTCCATTGTTTTCAGGTCGTCGCGAAATGTTTTTTCCGCATGTTCGTTGTTGGTGCGAAAATCGACGATACGCCCGATGAAAGTCCGAATCCACGGAAGCAGTTCGGTAGCGTCGCGTACCTCGGCGGTGAAACGGTACGTGTCCTCGTTTACCGTTTCGACTTTCCCATTGCGTTTTTCCCGCTCCAATCTCCCTAGTATGTATTCTTCTCCTTTTTCGACGCGAATATCCATTTCGATGTGATCGCGAGCATCCTTTTTCGATGTCGCGACTCCCCAAAGCGTTTTTCTAAAACTCTCGGCATTCGATTGATATTTCTCGAAATCAGGCTCGTATTCTTTCGTCGTGACATTCCGGATACTATCCAGCCGGTAAAAAGTGATCATATTGAAGCGATAATTATATGCCAAAAGATATCGCCTGGCGTTTTGTACGCTGATGTAGATTTTGAGCGGGAAAACGGTATGAACAAAAGGTTTTCCGTATCTGAGGTTGAAGGTGCGCAGTTCTACCCGCGAGTGTTCTCCGAGCGCGTCGAGCAAATCGCGCAAGACTTCACTTTCCAGCGCGTGAAGGATGTAGTGATGCTTGAACCCGAAATAGTCAGGAGAAGATTCGAATTTATCCAGTACAAAGGAGCCAATCACCCCGACCGGGTCAATTTCGGAGAAAAAAGCCACGGCGTCACGCCAGCCGTTTAAATCGACCGAATCGTCGGCACGACGGTATAACACGGTTTTCCTTGATTTCATGGAACAAAGAAGTCCGATTTTTACGTACTCCGCGAGCTTTTTTCGTATTGTCGATTCGTCGAACTCAAGGCGGGTATCGATGGCGGATAAATATTCCGCGTCGATCTTTGTCGATCTTTTCGAGTATTTCTCTCATAGATAGGCTGTTCCCGTCCGCGAGGATATCCAAAATAA
The sequence above is a segment of the Synergistaceae bacterium genome. Coding sequences within it:
- a CDS encoding helix-turn-helix domain-containing protein, with the translated sequence MEKIHRTIGVCRFVYNLFIATNQQSYKAIKRVSNILTLIPFLSG
- a CDS encoding recombinase family protein, translating into MLQILSFVAQNEREYIRKRQSEGIAAAKACDVHFGHPIKSSLKISARTNLEQTDLKRSHVLQALEETPAVGKLKSGYQNVYFLLVTLSLARNSKIAKFFLSIIP
- a CDS encoding tautomerase family protein, which translates into the protein MPMIQVNLIAGHSMEEKRKFAANVTRIACEDLNVQPEQVWVQIIDMPTDSFAVAGTLIADRATAFTFDSNKAGLPN
- a CDS encoding WYL domain-containing protein, which encodes MKSRKTVLYRRADDSVDLNGWRDAVAFFSEIDPVGVIGSFVLDKFESSPDYFGFKHHYILHALESEVLRDLLDALGEHSRVELRTFNLRYGKPFVHTVFPLKIYISVQNARRYLLAYNYRFNMITFYRLDSIRNVTTKEYEPDFEKYQSNAESFRKTLWGVATSKKDARDHIEMDIRVEKGEEYILGRLEREKRNGKVETVNEDTYRFTAEVRDATELLPWIRTFIGRIVDFRTNNEHAEKTFRDDLKTMEQMYGVTDDAVL